Proteins encoded in a region of the Streptococcus sanguinis genome:
- a CDS encoding aspartate kinase: MKVVKFGGSSLASATQLEKVLKIVKSDPERRFVVVSAPGKRHDDDIKVTDALIKYYREYIAGNDVTPNQQWIINRYADMVAELGLKPKVLEKISKSITTLATLPIEENAFLYDTFLAAGENNNAKLIAAYFSQNGVPARYVHPREAGLLVSNEPGNARILPSSYDKIEELNNSDEVLVIPGFFGVTQDGQICTFSRGGSDITGSIIAAGVKADIYENFTDVDGIFAAHPGIVHKPHSIPELTYREMRELAYAGFTVLHDEALLPAYRGKIPLVIKNTNNPEHPGTQIVHKHSKDHLPVVGIAGDAGFVSINMSKYLMNREIGFGKRVLQILEDLNIGWEHMPTGIDDLSIILRERELTPIKEEEILRQLVQKAEVDHAEIEHDLSIIMIVGEKMKSHIGVTATATKTLSENNINIQMMSQGSSEVSIMFVVEKNQEKAAIRALYRAFFEVNTES; encoded by the coding sequence ATGAAAGTTGTAAAATTTGGCGGAAGTTCACTGGCTTCTGCGACTCAATTAGAAAAAGTTTTGAAAATTGTCAAATCTGATCCTGAACGTCGATTTGTTGTAGTATCAGCGCCAGGAAAACGCCACGACGACGATATCAAAGTAACCGATGCCCTGATTAAATATTACCGAGAGTATATAGCAGGAAATGATGTCACGCCAAACCAACAGTGGATTATCAATCGCTATGCAGATATGGTGGCAGAACTAGGCTTGAAACCAAAAGTTTTGGAAAAAATTTCCAAAAGCATTACAACACTTGCAACCCTGCCAATTGAAGAGAATGCATTTCTTTACGATACTTTTCTCGCTGCAGGGGAAAATAACAACGCCAAACTGATTGCAGCATATTTCAGTCAAAATGGAGTTCCTGCTCGCTATGTTCATCCAAGAGAAGCGGGACTCCTTGTTTCCAATGAGCCAGGTAATGCTCGAATTCTCCCTTCCAGCTATGATAAAATTGAAGAACTCAACAATTCTGACGAAGTTCTAGTTATTCCAGGTTTCTTTGGTGTTACTCAAGATGGCCAAATCTGTACTTTCTCCCGTGGTGGTTCTGATATTACAGGTTCTATCATTGCTGCGGGTGTTAAAGCAGATATTTATGAAAACTTTACTGATGTTGATGGAATTTTTGCAGCCCATCCTGGCATTGTCCACAAACCGCATTCCATTCCCGAGCTAACCTATCGTGAAATGCGTGAATTAGCCTACGCAGGCTTTACTGTTCTCCATGATGAAGCTCTGCTTCCAGCATACCGCGGTAAAATTCCTCTGGTTATTAAAAATACCAACAATCCAGAACATCCAGGTACTCAAATTGTTCATAAACACAGCAAGGACCATCTACCAGTCGTTGGAATTGCTGGAGATGCAGGCTTTGTCAGCATTAATATGTCCAAATACCTGATGAACAGAGAAATCGGCTTTGGTAAACGCGTCCTTCAAATTCTTGAAGATCTGAACATTGGTTGGGAGCATATGCCTACAGGAATTGATGACCTCTCCATTATCTTGCGGGAACGCGAATTAACTCCTATCAAAGAGGAAGAAATCCTTCGCCAGCTTGTCCAAAAAGCAGAGGTTGATCATGCAGAAATTGAACACGACCTTTCCATTATCATGATTGTTGGTGAAAAAATGAAAAGCCATATCGGGGTTACAGCCACTGCAACCAAAACTCTTTCAGAAAACAACATCAACATTCAAATGATGTCCCAAGGTTCAAGCGAAGTATCTATCATGTTTGTTGTGGAAAAAAATCAAGAAAAAGCGGCCATCCGCGCTTTATACAGAGCCTTCTTTGAAGTCAATACAGAATCATAA
- a CDS encoding enoyl-CoA hydratase: MTFNGILYHVADEVATITFNRPEVSNGFNIPMCEEILEAIELAAKDESVKFLVINANGKVFSVGGDLAEMQRAVSDDDVQSLVKIAELVNDISFAMKRLPKPVIMSVDGPVAGAAANMVVAADFCIATEKSRFIQAFVGVGLAPDAGGLFLLARAIGVTRATHLVMTGEALTAEKALDYGLLYKVCEAEKLEKTTEQLLKKLKRGSLNSYRAMKEMVWKSLFSGWSEYAELELELQKSLAFTEDFKEGVQAYSEKRRPNFTGK; the protein is encoded by the coding sequence ATGACATTTAATGGAATTCTCTATCATGTAGCAGATGAAGTAGCAACGATTACTTTCAATCGTCCTGAAGTTTCAAATGGCTTTAATATTCCTATGTGTGAGGAAATTTTAGAGGCTATTGAACTTGCTGCTAAGGATGAGTCCGTCAAATTTTTAGTTATCAATGCGAATGGAAAGGTTTTTTCAGTGGGTGGAGACTTGGCTGAGATGCAGAGAGCAGTCAGTGATGATGATGTCCAATCCTTGGTGAAAATCGCTGAATTGGTCAATGATATTTCTTTTGCTATGAAACGCCTTCCTAAGCCAGTTATCATGAGTGTTGATGGTCCTGTTGCTGGTGCGGCTGCCAATATGGTCGTTGCAGCGGATTTCTGTATTGCGACTGAAAAATCCCGTTTCATTCAAGCCTTTGTCGGAGTTGGTCTGGCGCCAGATGCTGGCGGTCTTTTCTTACTGGCTCGTGCTATCGGGGTGACTCGGGCGACCCATCTGGTTATGACCGGGGAAGCTCTGACTGCAGAGAAAGCTCTGGATTATGGCTTGCTTTATAAAGTCTGTGAAGCAGAGAAATTGGAAAAAACAACGGAACAGTTGCTCAAGAAGCTCAAACGCGGTTCTCTTAATTCTTACAGAGCCATGAAAGAAATGGTCTGGAAGAGTCTGTTTAGCGGCTGGTCTGAGTATGCAGAACTAGAGTTAGAATTGCAGAAATCGCTGGCTTTCACAGAAGATTTCAAAGAAGGTGTTCAGGCTTATTCTGAGAAACGTCGTCCAAACTTCACTGGTAAATAA